A single Maniola hyperantus chromosome 11, iAphHyp1.2, whole genome shotgun sequence DNA region contains:
- the LOC117986238 gene encoding uncharacterized protein, producing the protein MEPVSLLGLNETEIKEFLSSFDHVFSDCDGVIWETNNAFPGAGKFFELMKRLGKTVHFVSNNSLRSRENYEAKFKSADIDDGFEHLTIPSTAIAEYLKSVNFDKTVYCVACPETVVVLKSYGLKCKEGPDVGTYYYGDYIDYLTDDEEIGAVVFDSDYKVNLPKLYKAITYLRRPEVLFISGATDKYVPLKAGVLTLGTGLFTEIASQESNREPILLGKPGKTFGDFAMKRADVSDPSRVLFIGDMIEQDVGLGRATGFKTLLVLTNKTKEEMMSHETLKPDYYADSLGSIVPILEPIAK; encoded by the exons GTGTGATCTGGGAAACAAATAATGCTTTCCCAGGCGCGGGGAAGTTCTTCGAGCTGATGAAGAGGCTGGGGAAGACAGTGCACTTCGTCTCCAATAATAGTTTAAGGAGTAGAGAGAACTATGAAGCGAAGTTCAAATCCGCTGATATTGATGATGGGTTT GAGCACCTCACGATACCATCCACAGCAATTGCCGAGTACCTCAAATCAGTGAACTTCGACAAAACAGTATACTGCGTGGCTTGCCCTGAAACTGTCGTAGTTCTGAAGTCATATGGACTCAAATGCAAAGAGGGG CCCGACGTTGGCACGTACTACTATGGCGACTACATTGACTACTTGACCGACGATGAAGAGATAGGTGCGGTGGTTTTCGACAGTGACTACAAAGTCAACTTGCCCAAGTTGTACAAAGCTATTACTTATCTCAGGAGGCCTGAAGTGCTGTTTATTAGCGGCGCTACTGACAAGTATGTGCCTTTGAAAGCTGGTGTCTTGACTTTAG GCACGGGATTGTTTACTGAAATAGCCAGTCAGGAATCAAATCGCGAACCGATATTGCTGGGCAAGCCGGGGAAGACGTTCGGGGATTTCGCTATGAAGCGAGCTGATGTCTCAGACCCAAGCCGAGTGCTATTTATTGGGGACAT GATTGAACAAGACGTAGGATTAGGCAGAGCGACTGGCTTCAAGACGCTTCTAGTCTTAACCAACAAAACAAAGGAGGAAATGATGTCTCACGAAACACTGAAACCTGATTACTATGCTGATTCGCTTGGCAGTATAGTGCCTATCCTAGAACCTATAGCTAAATAG